The window CGGCGTCTTGATCCTGCTGTGGCGGCGGCAGCCGGCAGGCTATGTCGGCGCCTGGGTGTTGTTGATTCTGTCCCCCACATTCTTCGTCCCGATTGTCACCGAAGTGATGGCCGAACGGCGGATGTATCTGCCGCTGGCGGCGCTGCTGACGCTGGCCGTCGCCGGCGGTTACTGGGCCGTGCAATGGACCTGGACGAAAGTCTCCGCTGCGCGTGCTGTACCCCGAACGAAGGAGCGATGGCGGGTTGTCGACGGGCGCATTCTCGCCGTCGTCGGCTCGGCCGCGCTGACCCTGGCGCTGGCCTGCTGCCTGCTCGACATCCACCGCCTGGCCGCTTATCAGGATGCACTGGCCCTCTGGCAGGACACCGCCGCCACTCAACCCGACGACAGCGTGGCCTTCAACAACTGGGGGCTGGAGCTAGTGAACGTGGATCGTGTGCCTGAAGCTATCGAATGTTATCGGCGTGCGCTGCAGCTTGATGGGCAGCATGTTGAAGTCCGCGCCAACCTGGGGACCGCGCTCATGAAAATGGGCCGTATCCAAGACGCGATCGATCAGTATCAGCAGGCATTGCAATTCAAACCGGACTTTATAGAGGCTCGCTGCAACTTGGGAATTGCGCTGGGCAAAATCGGCAAAAATCAAGCGGCCATTGAACAGTTGCAAATTGCCCAGCGGATTGATTCCGACAATGCGACGGTTCATTTCAACTTGGGCATCGGGCTGGGACAGGCAGATCGGTTGCCGGAGGCGATCGAACAATTTCAGGAAGCGCTGCGGCTAGATCCCGATTACAAAGGGGCGCGCATCAAGTTAGGCATGGCGCTATTGAACGCCCAGCGACCACAACAGGCCGTCCAAGAATTTCAGCGGGTGCTGCAAACGACGCCAACCGATTGCGGCATTTATTTCAATTTGGCATTGGCCTACGCGCAATTAAACCGCTCCCAAGACGCCTTGAAGGCCGCAAAGCAGGCCGCGGAATTGGCCGGCATCCAGAATCAAACCGAGACGGCGCAGGAAATAGAAGCCTGGCTGAACGATTATAAAGCCGGCATGGCGAACCCTCCTGATTTGACCTCTCGTGGCGATGCGGCTTCGCAAAATCGCTAGTTTTTTGCGAATCTCCCCTGGACGCTTGCTGTTTAGTAGGCCAGTTCAATTTTCGGGTTGCGATTTTACCGATCGACACC of the Pirellulales bacterium genome contains:
- a CDS encoding tetratricopeptide repeat protein, coding for GVLILLWRRQPAGYVGAWVLLILSPTFFVPIVTEVMAERRMYLPLAALLTLAVAGGYWAVQWTWTKVSAARAVPRTKERWRVVDGRILAVVGSAALTLALACCLLDIHRLAAYQDALALWQDTAATQPDDSVAFNNWGLELVNVDRVPEAIECYRRALQLDGQHVEVRANLGTALMKMGRIQDAIDQYQQALQFKPDFIEARCNLGIALGKIGKNQAAIEQLQIAQRIDSDNATVHFNLGIGLGQADRLPEAIEQFQEALRLDPDYKGARIKLGMALLNAQRPQQAVQEFQRVLQTTPTDCGIYFNLALAYAQLNRSQDALKAAKQAAELAGIQNQTETAQEIEAWLNDYKAGMANPPDLTSRGDAASQNR